From the Acidobacteriota bacterium genome, the window TCGATTAGGATGTCACGAGCGCAGCCTGGCGATGCAACTTGCGATATGATGGTCTCGATTCAATGAATGCTCAGACGGACAACTCGCGCCAACGGCAGGCGGAATCGCCGCGGCAGCTTGCCGCCAGCATCGCTCTGCGGCTGCGCGACAACGGATATCAAGCCTACTTCGTCGGTGGTTGCGTCCGGGATATCATGCGCAGCCAAGCCCGGGAAGATGTCCGCGAAGAGTTCCCCATCAAGGACTACGACATCGCCACCGACGCGCTTCCCGAACAGGTCCAGAGGATATTCCCGCACTCGCTCGCCATCGGCGCGCAGTTCGGCGTAGTGATGGTGATTGAGGGCGGGCAGCGCATTGAGGTCGCCACCTTTCGCAACGATGGACTCTACACCGATGGCCGCCGTCCCGACTCAGTCCGCTACAGCACTGAGGCGCGCGAGGACGTGCAGCGGCGCGACTTCACCGTGAACGGGCTGCTCATGGACCCGCTCACTGGCGAAGTACTCGACTACGTGGAGGGCCAGCGCGACATCCAGCGCCGCCTGATCCGGGCCATCGGCGAGCCTGCTCGTCGCTTCCGCGAGGATCGCCTGCGTATGTTGCGCGCGGTGCGCTTCGCTTGCACACTAAACTTTGAGCTTGACCGCGAAACCTTCGAGGCCATCCCGCCGCTGGCCGCACAGATCGCCTCGGTCAGCGCCGAGCGCGTGCGCGACGAACTGCTGCGCATCCTCACCAGCGGACACCCGCGGCGCGGCTTTGAGTTGCTGGACTCGACGGGCCTGTTGCCGCACATCCTTCCCGAGATCGCGGCGATGAAGGGCGTGGCACAGCCGCCGCAGTTTCATCCAGAAGGCGATGTCTGGACACACACGCTGCTCATGCTGGAGATGCTGCCAGCCAATTGCGCCAGCACGCTTGCGCTCGGCGTGTTGCTGCATGACGTCGGCAAGCCGCCCACGTTTCGCGTGGCCCAGGATCGCATTCGTTTTGACCAGCACGTTCCCGTGGGCACGCGCATGGCCGAAGTTATCTGCCAACGGCTGCGGCTGGCCAACGACGAGCAGGCGCAGATCTCCGCGCTGGTCGCCAACCATCTGCGCTGGATGGACGTGCCTCAAATGCGTCCGAGCACGCTGAAACGATTTTTCCGGTTGGATCGCTTCGAAGAACATTTAGAATTGCATCGTCTCGATTGCCTTTCCAGCCACCGCGATCTGGAAAATTATGAGTGGGTGCGGACGCACCTAGCGCAGATGTCCGCCGCGGAGATCCGTCCGGAGCGGCTGCTCAGCGGAGAAGACCTGGTAGTGCTCGGCCACGCGCCAGGCCCGCTCTTCCGCGAGATTCTGCAAGCGGTGGAGGACGCGCAACTCGATGGCAACCTGGATTCGCGCAACGCAGCGCTAAACTTTGTTCGTGAACACTATCCGACTTAGTCCCCGCGTAGGAATATTATCGACCGGCCGAACCGGGAAAGTATCGATACTTTAATGTTAATGCCTGAATCTCCCAATCGACTTGTTCCGCTTGAGCAGATGCTCGAAGACGCAGCGCGAAGTCTCCGCGAATTTCGCGAGCTGCGCGCGCGGGACGCACTGTGCGTGGAAGGCAACGAACTACTGTCCAGCACCGCCGCCGAGACCTTCCTCGCGGCATACAACATGCACGGCGAGTACCTCAGCGACGCCATCACTCTGCTGACGGAGATATCCACGCTGGACGATCCCTGCCTGGCCGAGCCCGGACAGCGCGCCACTTTCCCTCGCTTAATCGAACAGCTCAGCGACTCCTTCGATCCAGATTACGGATTGCTCTACGACCGCGCCTTCGCGCAGATGATCGACATCACCCGGCGTCTGCCCAAAGCCGCCGCGCTGAACGCCGCGCTGCTGCGCTTCGAGACCGGAGACGCCCGCAGCCTGCTGCTGCGCAAGGCCCGTCTGCGCGACCCTGGCAAACTTCTGACTGCGTCGGCACGCGGGGGAGTCCGCAAAGTATTGGTGCTTTCCCGTGTGACGATCGGTGCCGATGTAGCCATTACCAGCGTGGTCCTGCACAAAACCGGCAGGATATTCTCCAACGCCGAGCGCATCCTGATCGGCCCGGCCAAAACCGTCGAGCTCTTCGGCGGCGACCCCACATTGCGCTTCCTGCCTATCTCCTACAAGAGCAATGGCGGCCTGATTGATCGTCTGCTGAATTGGCTGGCGGTCCTTGACGCGGTGGAGTGCGAAATCGCGGGCCTGATTGAGGACGCGTACGTCATCATCGATCCGGACTCGCGCCTGTTGCAGCTCGGTATGCTGCCCGTGGTGAAAGGCGATGCGCGCTATTTCTTCTTTGAGAGCCGGCGTTGGGAGGACACCTTTAATGATCCGATGGGCGTGAACACCGCCAAGTGGCTCGGCCAAACCTTCGGCGACGAGATCGCCATTCTGCCCGCGGTGTGGTTGCGCGAAGCCGACCGACGACTGGGCAGCGACCTGGTTCAGCGGATGCGGGACAGCGAAGGAGCATCCGCCACTTCCCGTCGCCAGATTGCCGCGATCAGCTTCGGCAACGGCGGCAACTCCGCCAAGCGCGCCCCCGATCCCTTTGAGTCCGCCTTGCTGCTGCGCCTGCTCTCGAGCGGCGTGAGCGTTGTGCTCGACAAGGGATACGGCGAAGAGGAGGCGCAGCGCGCCGATCAGCTCATCGCTGCGGCCCGCGAGAAGGGTTATCCCGTAACGGTGGCCTCGGAGACGTCAGCAGCAGACATCACCCATACGGGAGCACACGGGAAGGCTTGGATGCTGGTGTGGCAGGGCGGCATCGGCGTATGGGCGGGACTGATCGCGGCTAGCGATGAGTTCATCGGCTACGACTCGTCGGGACAGCACATCGCCGCGGCACTGCGCGTCCCTCTGACGGACATCTTCATCGAACCCTCCACCGCCAAGTTCCGCAGCCGCTGGCGCCCCTCCGGACGAGGCCTGATCCGGATCATCGACCGCGCCAGCCAGTCTGTTGACCCGCACCAGTTGGTCGAAGATGTGATGAGGGCGCGCGCCACCCCGGATACTAAAACCGAGTAGCGAAGTCGGTTGCTAGCTGGAGAAATTGGGGCCGAAAATCGCCCCTCGCCCCCAGCACAAAACTCGCGGAATTCGCGGTTCCGCCCAAAGTGCAAACGTTCGCGGTTCTGACCACCCTGACCAGATTGACAAACCGGAAAATCGGCCCGGGGTTGGTTCGAGATTAGCCCAGCAATGGGAGTCGGCGGTGGGCAGTCGGGCAACCCCGGAGCGCCAACCTAACCACTCTGCCCACAAATTCCACAGCATCCAAATTTTCCAATTAATCAGGGCGATTATCCCCTTGACAAAAGCTGCGCGCGGGTGCAATTATCGGATAGCGAATTACAGGAGCCGCCGTGGATTTCAATCCGCCGAGTATTCAGCGGAGTTCCGAAGCACCGGCGCGACAAGAGAATTGTGATTGTACTGCAGGCTTTCGCGGATGACAGCGGTAGCGATAACGGCTCCGAGGTTTATGCTCTCACTGGATACCTGCTCCCTTCGCATACGTGGGACGATTTTTCAGTCGCGTG encodes:
- a CDS encoding CCA tRNA nucleotidyltransferase, with the translated sequence MNAQTDNSRQRQAESPRQLAASIALRLRDNGYQAYFVGGCVRDIMRSQAREDVREEFPIKDYDIATDALPEQVQRIFPHSLAIGAQFGVVMVIEGGQRIEVATFRNDGLYTDGRRPDSVRYSTEAREDVQRRDFTVNGLLMDPLTGEVLDYVEGQRDIQRRLIRAIGEPARRFREDRLRMLRAVRFACTLNFELDRETFEAIPPLAAQIASVSAERVRDELLRILTSGHPRRGFELLDSTGLLPHILPEIAAMKGVAQPPQFHPEGDVWTHTLLMLEMLPANCASTLALGVLLHDVGKPPTFRVAQDRIRFDQHVPVGTRMAEVICQRLRLANDEQAQISALVANHLRWMDVPQMRPSTLKRFFRLDRFEEHLELHRLDCLSSHRDLENYEWVRTHLAQMSAAEIRPERLLSGEDLVVLGHAPGPLFREILQAVEDAQLDGNLDSRNAALNFVREHYPT